The Bacillota bacterium sequence TCGATTTACCTGGACGGCCAGCCGCTTGAGGTGGAGGGCCGCTACGTACACCCCGAGGTGGTGGAAGCGTGCCGCCGTCTGGGGGTACCGGGCTACTGATGTCCTGTGTGCGATAACGCGGGCTGCGCGGGAAAGGCGGTAGACAACGTTATGGCCACGGTCGTTTACGTCATGCCGGTCGACGCGCCGGCGGAGCGGCAGCAGAGGGTGAGAGATTACCTGGAATCTCTCGCGCATGCCGGGACCTCTGTTCGCGTGGTCGCGTTTCCGGGTGGTCCTTCTGACCTGGAGTATCACTGCCGGGAACACCGGGCGGTGACCTGGATGCTCGAGCAGTTGCCCGAAGTCGTCTCGGGTGCCCACGCGGTATGCGTAGGATGCTTCTACGATCCGGGTATACGAGAGTTGCGCGAAACGCTGGATGTGCCGGTTATAGGCATAGCCGAAGCCTCGTTCCAGGTGGCGAGCGCGGTGGCGCATAATTTCTCCGTGCTGGTGGGACGGCGTAAGTGGATCCCGAAGATGTCCGATAACGCCCTCCTCTACGGCTTTGCTCACCGCATCTCGTCATGGCGGGTGGTGGAGGTATCGGTCGCCGAGTTGCACGCCCACCCCGATAGCGCGTACTCCGCCGTCCTGGAGGCTGCTCGCCGGGCAGTGGAAGATGACCGCGCCGAAGCACTGGTGTTGGGGTGTGCGGCCATGGAAGGCATGGCTGCCCGGTTGCAGGATGCGCTGGGTGTACCTGTCATCGATCCCGTGGTCGCGGGTTTCAAGGTGGCGGAGATGCTCGGGCACCTGTATGAGAAGGTCCGCCTGGGGACCAGCAAGGTGGGGGACTATACTTGTCCTCAGCAGCACACGATAGCGCAGCGCGCCGGCGCGCGATGCGGCAAGGCAGGTGGTATTTACGCAAGTACTTGAGGCGATCCGCCAGCGGCGCAGCGTACGGAGCTTCAAGCCGGAGCCACTGACCCGGGAGCAGCTCGAGACTATCCTGGAGGCTGCGGTGTGGGCTCCATCTGGAGGCAACCGCCAGGCCTGGCGCTTTGTGGTGGTGACGGACCCGCGCCGCATAGGGGCCGTGAGGGCGTTGTCGCCGGGGATGCCGGGTATTCCGACTGCCGTGGTCGTGGCGTGCAGTGATCTGGGGCTATCGTCCGGGGGCGCGGGCAAACCGGAGGGGGAAGCCGTTGTTCTGTGCGATGTTTCCATGGCGTGCCAGAACATGATG is a genomic window containing:
- a CDS encoding aspartate/glutamate racemase family protein, with the protein product MATVVYVMPVDAPAERQQRVRDYLESLAHAGTSVRVVAFPGGPSDLEYHCREHRAVTWMLEQLPEVVSGAHAVCVGCFYDPGIRELRETLDVPVIGIAEASFQVASAVAHNFSVLVGRRKWIPKMSDNALLYGFAHRISSWRVVEVSVAELHAHPDSAYSAVLEAARRAVEDDRAEALVLGCAAMEGMAARLQDALGVPVIDPVVAGFKVAEMLGHLYEKVRLGTSKVGDYTCPQQHTIAQRAGARCGKAGGIYAST
- a CDS encoding nitroreductase family protein; protein product: MVFTQVLEAIRQRRSVRSFKPEPLTREQLETILEAAVWAPSGGNRQAWRFVVVTDPRRIGAVRALSPGMPGIPTAVVVACSDLGLSSGGAGKPEGEAVVLCDVSMACQNMMLAAWSLGIGSCVIRSFSQLGVARLLGLPEGIRPELLVALGYPARIPPAPPRRPMEEVVHWETIGGHGNHGG